GCCGGGGAGGCGGGTTGGCCAGACCAGTAAGCCGAAGCCGACGGCGGAGTAGAGTTGGCGGAAGACTTCGACGCCGATGATCCACTGACCATCAGGAAGTCGACCGTGGATTTCATCCGTGAACTGAGCGGGCGTCTTTTCGTATTCTGCCGCGTTGAAGTCAGCAGACGCGATGTCGGTGAATTGAATGCGATCTTTGCGATCGAGCCATTTCAGCAACTTGATTTCACGCAGGCAAAGTGGGCACTCGCAGTCGTAGAAGACTTCGACGGAGTGGCTGGCGGTTGAGGGTTGGTTGCTCATGAATTA
The Rubripirellula reticaptiva DNA segment above includes these coding regions:
- a CDS encoding thiol-disulfide oxidoreductase DCC family protein, producing MSNQPSTASHSVEVFYDCECPLCLREIKLLKWLDRKDRIQFTDIASADFNAAEYEKTPAQFTDEIHGRLPDGQWIIGVEVFRQLYSAVGFGLLVWPTRLPGISHALNFGYQVFAKNRLRLTGRCTAETCEVNKSALR